One part of the Arabidopsis thaliana chromosome 1 sequence genome encodes these proteins:
- the CH1 gene encoding Pheophorbide a oxygenase family protein with Rieske 2Fe-2S domain-containing protein (CHLORINA 1 (CH1); CONTAINS InterPro DOMAIN/s: Rieske [2Fe-2S] iron-sulphur domain (InterPro:IPR017941), Aromatic-ring-hydroxylating dioxygenase, 2Fe-2S-binding site (InterPro:IPR015881), Pheophorbide a oxygenase (InterPro:IPR013626); BEST Arabidopsis thaliana protein match is: translocon at the inner envelope membrane of chloroplasts 55-II (TAIR:AT2G24820.1); Has 6355 Blast hits to 6353 proteins in 945 species: Archae - 23; Bacteria - 4238; Metazoa - 95; Fungi - 51; Plants - 426; Viruses - 0; Other Eukaryotes - 1522 (source: NCBI BLink).) has translation MNAAVFSPSALSLPISFSKTRSSFLSRKKGVKGEFRVFAVFGDESGLVEKKSQWRPLFDVEDPRSKAPPYKGKFLDVNQAIEVARFDIQYLDWRARQDLLTIMILHDKVVDVLNPLAREYKSIGTVKKELAGLQEELSKAHQQVHISEARVSTALDKLAHMEELVNDRLLPGRVVTELDKPSSSTTASAVELDREKTNTGAKSLNVSGPVPPYSPHLKNFWYPVAFTADLKHDTMVPIECFEQPWVIFRGEDGKPGCVRNTCAHRACPLDLGTVNEGRIQCPYHGWEYSTDGECKKMPSTKLLKVKIKSLPCLEQEGMIWIWPGDEPPAPILPSLQPPSGFLIHAELVMDLPVEHGLLLDNLLDLAHAPFTHTSTFAKGWSVPSLVKFLTPTSGLQGYWDPYPIDMEFKPPCIVLSTIGISKPGKLEGKSTQQCATHLHQLHVCLPSSKNKTRLLYRMSLDFAPILKNLPFMEHLWRHFAEQVLNEDLRLVLGQQERMLNGANIWNLPVAYDKLGVRYRLWRNAVDRGDDKLPFSG, from the exons ATGAACGCCGCCGTGTTTAGTCCTTCTGCTTTATCTCTCCCTATCTCCTTCTCTAAAACCCGATCCTCTTTTCTCTCCAGAAAGAAG GGCGTGAAAGGAGAATTTAGGGTATTTGCTGTGTTTGGTGATGAGAGTGGATTAgttgagaagaagagtcaATGGAGACCTTTGTTTGATGTGGAGGATCCTAGATCAAAAGCTCCTCCTTATAAAGGAAAGTTTTTAGATGTTAATCAAGCTATTGAAGTTGCTAGGTTTGATATTCAATACTTGGATTGGCGTGCTCGTCAAGATCTTCTTACCATTATGATTCTTCATGACAAG GTTGTTGATGTACTTAATCCTCTAGCTCGTGAGTACAAGTCCATCGGTACAGTGAAGAAAGAACTAGCTGGATTGCAGGAAGAATTATCGAAAGCACACCAACAG GTTCATATATCTGAAGCAAGGGTTTCGACTGCTTTAGACAAGTTAGCCCACATGGAAGAATTGGTTAATGATAGGTTGTTACCTGGCAGAGTTGTAACGGAATTAGATAAACCCTCCTCTTCAACCACTGCTTCTGCTGTCGAGTTAGATAGGGAAAAGACAAACACGGGTGCGAAAAGCTTGAATGTTTCTGGTCCGGTTCCGCCTTATAGTCCACACTTGAAGAATTTTTGGTATCCCGTTGCTTTCACTGCAGATCTCAAGCATGATACAATG GTACCAATTGAATGCTTTGAACAACCATGGGTTATCTTTAGGGGTGAAGACGGGAAACCAGGATGTGTACGGAATACATGTGCGCATAGAGCATGTCCTCTTGATCTTGGCACAGTGAACGAGGGACGTATTCAATGTCCGTACCATG GATGGGAATACTCAACCGATGGAGAATGTAAGAAGATGCCGTCTACAAAGTTACTGAAGGTGAAGATCAAATCATTACCTTGTCTTGAACAAGAAGGTATGATCTGGATTTGGCCCGGTGATGAGCCACCTGCACCTATACTTCCTTCTTTACAGCCTCCATCAGGGTTTTTAATTCATGCTGAG CTTGTAATGGACCTCCCGGTGGAACACGGTTTACTTCTAGATAATCTCTTGGATCTTGCTCATGCCCCATTCACTCATACATCCACTTTTGCAAAAGGCTGGAGTGTCCCAAG TTTGGTGAAGTTTTTAACACCTACCTCGGGTCTCCAAGGATACTGGGATCCATATCCAATCGATATGGAATTTAAACCACCGTGTATTGTTTTATCGACAATCGGGATATCAAAACCCGGGAAACTAGAAGGCAAAAGCACACAGCAGTGTGCAACACATCTTCATCAACTCCATGTCTGTTTACCTTCTTCTAAAAACAAGACAAGACTTCTATACCGAATGTCACTAGACTTTGCTCCTATATTAAAGAATCTTCCATTCATGGAACATCTGTGGAGACATTTCGCTGAACAG GTCTTAAACGAAGATCTACGGCTAGTTTTAGGACAACAAGAACGGATGTTAAACGGAGCAAACATATG
- the CH1 gene encoding Pheophorbide a oxygenase family protein with Rieske 2Fe-2S domain-containing protein gives MILHDKVVDVLNPLAREYKSIGTVKKELAGLQEELSKAHQQVHISEARVSTALDKLAHMEELVNDRLLPGRVVTELDKPSSSTTASAVELDREKTNTGAKSLNVSGPVPPYSPHLKNFWYPVAFTADLKHDTMVPIECFEQPWVIFRGEDGKPGCVRNTCAHRACPLDLGTVNEGRIQCPYHGWEYSTDGECKKMPSTKLLKVKIKSLPCLEQEGMIWIWPGDEPPAPILPSLQPPSGFLIHAELVMDLPVEHGLLLDNLLDLAHAPFTHTSTFAKGWSVPSLVKFLTPTSGLQGYWDPYPIDMEFKPPCIVLSTIGISKPGKLEGKSTQQCATHLHQLHVCLPSSKNKTRLLYRMSLDFAPILKNLPFMEHLWRHFAEQVLNEDLRLVLGQQERMLNGANIWNLPVAYDKLGVRYRLWRNAVDRGDDKLPFSG, from the exons ATGATTCTTCATGACAAG GTTGTTGATGTACTTAATCCTCTAGCTCGTGAGTACAAGTCCATCGGTACAGTGAAGAAAGAACTAGCTGGATTGCAGGAAGAATTATCGAAAGCACACCAACAG GTTCATATATCTGAAGCAAGGGTTTCGACTGCTTTAGACAAGTTAGCCCACATGGAAGAATTGGTTAATGATAGGTTGTTACCTGGCAGAGTTGTAACGGAATTAGATAAACCCTCCTCTTCAACCACTGCTTCTGCTGTCGAGTTAGATAGGGAAAAGACAAACACGGGTGCGAAAAGCTTGAATGTTTCTGGTCCGGTTCCGCCTTATAGTCCACACTTGAAGAATTTTTGGTATCCCGTTGCTTTCACTGCAGATCTCAAGCATGATACAATG GTACCAATTGAATGCTTTGAACAACCATGGGTTATCTTTAGGGGTGAAGACGGGAAACCAGGATGTGTACGGAATACATGTGCGCATAGAGCATGTCCTCTTGATCTTGGCACAGTGAACGAGGGACGTATTCAATGTCCGTACCATG GATGGGAATACTCAACCGATGGAGAATGTAAGAAGATGCCGTCTACAAAGTTACTGAAGGTGAAGATCAAATCATTACCTTGTCTTGAACAAGAAGGTATGATCTGGATTTGGCCCGGTGATGAGCCACCTGCACCTATACTTCCTTCTTTACAGCCTCCATCAGGGTTTTTAATTCATGCTGAG CTTGTAATGGACCTCCCGGTGGAACACGGTTTACTTCTAGATAATCTCTTGGATCTTGCTCATGCCCCATTCACTCATACATCCACTTTTGCAAAAGGCTGGAGTGTCCCAAG TTTGGTGAAGTTTTTAACACCTACCTCGGGTCTCCAAGGATACTGGGATCCATATCCAATCGATATGGAATTTAAACCACCGTGTATTGTTTTATCGACAATCGGGATATCAAAACCCGGGAAACTAGAAGGCAAAAGCACACAGCAGTGTGCAACACATCTTCATCAACTCCATGTCTGTTTACCTTCTTCTAAAAACAAGACAAGACTTCTATACCGAATGTCACTAGACTTTGCTCCTATATTAAAGAATCTTCCATTCATGGAACATCTGTGGAGACATTTCGCTGAACAG GTCTTAAACGAAGATCTACGGCTAGTTTTAGGACAACAAGAACGGATGTTAAACGGAGCAAACATATG
- the CH1 gene encoding Pheophorbide a oxygenase family protein with Rieske 2Fe-2S domain-containing protein (CHLORINA 1 (CH1); CONTAINS InterPro DOMAIN/s: Aromatic-ring-hydroxylating dioxygenase, 2Fe-2S-binding site (InterPro:IPR015881), Rieske [2Fe-2S] iron-sulphur domain (InterPro:IPR017941), Pheophorbide a oxygenase (InterPro:IPR013626); BEST Arabidopsis thaliana protein match is: translocon at the inner envelope membrane of chloroplasts 55-II (TAIR:AT2G24820.1); Has 35333 Blast hits to 34131 proteins in 2444 species: Archae - 798; Bacteria - 22429; Metazoa - 974; Fungi - 991; Plants - 531; Viruses - 0; Other Eukaryotes - 9610 (source: NCBI BLink).) has protein sequence MNAAVFSPSALSLPISFSKTRSSFLSRKKGVKGEFRVFAVFGDESGLVEKKSQWRPLFDVEDPRSKAPPYKGKFLDVNQAIEVARFDIQYLDWRARQDLLTIMILHDKVVDVLNPLAREYKSIGTVKKELAGLQEELSKAHQQVHISEARVSTALDKLAHMEELVNDRLLPGRVVTELDKPSSSTTASAVELDREKTNTGAKSLNVSGPVPPYSPHLKNFWYPVAFTADLKHDTMVPIECFEQPWVIFRGEDGKPGCVRNTCAHRACPLDLGTVNEGRIQCPYHGWEYSTDGECKKMPSTKLLKVKIKSLPCLEQEGMIWIWPGDEPPAPILPSLQPPSGFLIHAELVMDLPVEHGLLLDNLLDLAHAPFTHTSTFAKGWSVPSLVKFLTPTSGLQGYWDPYPIDMEFKPPCIVLSTIGISKPGKLEGKSTQQCATHLHQLHVCLPSSKNKTRLLYRMSLDFAPILKNLPFMEHLWRHFAEQVKVHHKWIDHLQPSSQSCFLSYRFYISRS, from the exons ATGAACGCCGCCGTGTTTAGTCCTTCTGCTTTATCTCTCCCTATCTCCTTCTCTAAAACCCGATCCTCTTTTCTCTCCAGAAAGAAG GGCGTGAAAGGAGAATTTAGGGTATTTGCTGTGTTTGGTGATGAGAGTGGATTAgttgagaagaagagtcaATGGAGACCTTTGTTTGATGTGGAGGATCCTAGATCAAAAGCTCCTCCTTATAAAGGAAAGTTTTTAGATGTTAATCAAGCTATTGAAGTTGCTAGGTTTGATATTCAATACTTGGATTGGCGTGCTCGTCAAGATCTTCTTACCATTATGATTCTTCATGACAAG GTTGTTGATGTACTTAATCCTCTAGCTCGTGAGTACAAGTCCATCGGTACAGTGAAGAAAGAACTAGCTGGATTGCAGGAAGAATTATCGAAAGCACACCAACAG GTTCATATATCTGAAGCAAGGGTTTCGACTGCTTTAGACAAGTTAGCCCACATGGAAGAATTGGTTAATGATAGGTTGTTACCTGGCAGAGTTGTAACGGAATTAGATAAACCCTCCTCTTCAACCACTGCTTCTGCTGTCGAGTTAGATAGGGAAAAGACAAACACGGGTGCGAAAAGCTTGAATGTTTCTGGTCCGGTTCCGCCTTATAGTCCACACTTGAAGAATTTTTGGTATCCCGTTGCTTTCACTGCAGATCTCAAGCATGATACAATG GTACCAATTGAATGCTTTGAACAACCATGGGTTATCTTTAGGGGTGAAGACGGGAAACCAGGATGTGTACGGAATACATGTGCGCATAGAGCATGTCCTCTTGATCTTGGCACAGTGAACGAGGGACGTATTCAATGTCCGTACCATG GATGGGAATACTCAACCGATGGAGAATGTAAGAAGATGCCGTCTACAAAGTTACTGAAGGTGAAGATCAAATCATTACCTTGTCTTGAACAAGAAGGTATGATCTGGATTTGGCCCGGTGATGAGCCACCTGCACCTATACTTCCTTCTTTACAGCCTCCATCAGGGTTTTTAATTCATGCTGAG CTTGTAATGGACCTCCCGGTGGAACACGGTTTACTTCTAGATAATCTCTTGGATCTTGCTCATGCCCCATTCACTCATACATCCACTTTTGCAAAAGGCTGGAGTGTCCCAAG TTTGGTGAAGTTTTTAACACCTACCTCGGGTCTCCAAGGATACTGGGATCCATATCCAATCGATATGGAATTTAAACCACCGTGTATTGTTTTATCGACAATCGGGATATCAAAACCCGGGAAACTAGAAGGCAAAAGCACACAGCAGTGTGCAACACATCTTCATCAACTCCATGTCTGTTTACCTTCTTCTAAAAACAAGACAAGACTTCTATACCGAATGTCACTAGACTTTGCTCCTATATTAAAGAATCTTCCATTCATGGAACATCTGTGGAGACATTTCGCTGAACAGGTAAAAGTACATCACAAATGGATCGATCATCTTCAACCATCGTCACAGTCTTGTTTCTTAAGTTACCGTTTCTATATTTCCAGGTCTTAA
- the CH1 gene encoding Pheophorbide a oxygenase family protein with Rieske 2Fe-2S domain-containing protein (CHLORINA 1 (CH1); CONTAINS InterPro DOMAIN/s: Aromatic-ring-hydroxylating dioxygenase, 2Fe-2S-binding site (InterPro:IPR015881), Rieske [2Fe-2S] iron-sulphur domain (InterPro:IPR017941); BEST Arabidopsis thaliana protein match is: translocon at the inner envelope membrane of chloroplasts 55-II (TAIR:AT2G24820.1); Has 35333 Blast hits to 34131 proteins in 2444 species: Archae - 798; Bacteria - 22429; Metazoa - 974; Fungi - 991; Plants - 531; Viruses - 0; Other Eukaryotes - 9610 (source: NCBI BLink).), translated as MNAAVFSPSALSLPISFSKTRSSFLSRKKGVKGEFRVFAVFGDESGLVEKKSQWRPLFDVEDPRSKAPPYKGKFLDVNQAIEVARFDIQYLDWRARQDLLTIMILHDKVVDVLNPLAREYKSIGTVKKELAGLQEELSKAHQQVHISEARVSTALDKLAHMEELVNDRLLPGRVVTELDKPSSSTTASAVELDREKTNTGAKSLNVSGPVPPYSPHLKNFWYPVAFTADLKHDTMVPIECFEQPWVIFRGEDGKPGCVRNTCAHRACPLDLGTVNEGRIQCPYHGWEYSTDGECKKMPSTKLLKVKIKSLPCLEQEGMIWIWPGDEPPAPILPSLQPPSGFLIHAELVMDLPVEHGLLLDNLLDLAHAPFTHTSTFAKGWSVPRFLLTLITLFSAKMKLGLSFLFLVLQFGEVFNTYLGSPRILGSISNRYGI; from the exons ATGAACGCCGCCGTGTTTAGTCCTTCTGCTTTATCTCTCCCTATCTCCTTCTCTAAAACCCGATCCTCTTTTCTCTCCAGAAAGAAG GGCGTGAAAGGAGAATTTAGGGTATTTGCTGTGTTTGGTGATGAGAGTGGATTAgttgagaagaagagtcaATGGAGACCTTTGTTTGATGTGGAGGATCCTAGATCAAAAGCTCCTCCTTATAAAGGAAAGTTTTTAGATGTTAATCAAGCTATTGAAGTTGCTAGGTTTGATATTCAATACTTGGATTGGCGTGCTCGTCAAGATCTTCTTACCATTATGATTCTTCATGACAAG GTTGTTGATGTACTTAATCCTCTAGCTCGTGAGTACAAGTCCATCGGTACAGTGAAGAAAGAACTAGCTGGATTGCAGGAAGAATTATCGAAAGCACACCAACAG GTTCATATATCTGAAGCAAGGGTTTCGACTGCTTTAGACAAGTTAGCCCACATGGAAGAATTGGTTAATGATAGGTTGTTACCTGGCAGAGTTGTAACGGAATTAGATAAACCCTCCTCTTCAACCACTGCTTCTGCTGTCGAGTTAGATAGGGAAAAGACAAACACGGGTGCGAAAAGCTTGAATGTTTCTGGTCCGGTTCCGCCTTATAGTCCACACTTGAAGAATTTTTGGTATCCCGTTGCTTTCACTGCAGATCTCAAGCATGATACAATG GTACCAATTGAATGCTTTGAACAACCATGGGTTATCTTTAGGGGTGAAGACGGGAAACCAGGATGTGTACGGAATACATGTGCGCATAGAGCATGTCCTCTTGATCTTGGCACAGTGAACGAGGGACGTATTCAATGTCCGTACCATG GATGGGAATACTCAACCGATGGAGAATGTAAGAAGATGCCGTCTACAAAGTTACTGAAGGTGAAGATCAAATCATTACCTTGTCTTGAACAAGAAGGTATGATCTGGATTTGGCCCGGTGATGAGCCACCTGCACCTATACTTCCTTCTTTACAGCCTCCATCAGGGTTTTTAATTCATGCTGAG CTTGTAATGGACCTCCCGGTGGAACACGGTTTACTTCTAGATAATCTCTTGGATCTTGCTCATGCCCCATTCACTCATACATCCACTTTTGCAAAAGGCTGGAGTGTCCCAAGGTTTCTTTTAACTCTCATTACTCTGTTCAGTGCTAAGATGAAACTTGGTTTAAgctttctgtttttggtaCTGCAGTTTGGTGAAGTTTTTAACACCTACCTCGGGTCTCCAAGGATACTGGGATCCATATCCAATCGATATGGAATTTAA
- a CDS encoding Cyclophilin (Cyclophilin; BEST Arabidopsis thaliana protein match is: cyclophilin 59 (TAIR:AT1G53720.1); Has 400 Blast hits to 376 proteins in 89 species: Archae - 0; Bacteria - 0; Metazoa - 254; Fungi - 13; Plants - 87; Viruses - 0; Other Eukaryotes - 46 (source: NCBI BLink).): MSFDLQELPQALKGCVFQNVQKGFIAQTGDPTGTGTSGDSIYRFLHGDHMDGTFIDDRKIHVGFNQSSFKIWRQVWRKDSQHGKDHVAKSPEKRELRRHGSEKIHRRSSHGYGEGRKRHGDERYTEDKAGKYDGRRQEFRELERVFNDKLSKEKKLQREEKEIVRMMNTEEKYAAKKREWGLHHVPAHEIGQT, from the exons ATGTCCTTTGACCTGCAAGAGCTTCCTCAAGCTCTGAAA GGGTGTGTCTTTCAAAATGTGCAAAAGGGTTTCATAGCACAGACAGGTGATCCAACCGGCACAGGAACTAGTGGAGATTCAATATACAGATTCCTTCACGGTGatcat ATGGACGGTACTTTTATTGATGATAGAAAAATACATGTAGGTTTTAATCAGAGTTCTTTCAAAATTTGGCGTCAGGTCTGGAGGAAAGACTCTCAACATGGTAAAG ATCATGTTGCCAAAAGTCCCGAGAAGAGAGAGCTTCGTCGTCATGGCAGTGAGAAGATTCATAGGAGAAGTTCTCATGGTTATGGTGAAGGCAGAAAACGACACGGAGATGAACGTTATACTGAAGACAAGGCAGGCAAGTACGATGGTAGAAGACAAGAGTTCAGAGAACTGGAGAGGGTTTTCAATGATAAGTTGAGTAAGGAGAAGAAActacaaagagaagagaaagagatcgtAAGGATGATGAAcacagaagaaaaatatgcCGCCAAGAAACGAGAGTGGGGATTACATCATGTCCCGGCTCATGAGATAGGGCAGACGTAG